The following are encoded in a window of Deltaproteobacteria bacterium genomic DNA:
- a CDS encoding ABC transporter ATP-binding protein, with protein sequence MAVLQTRRLEAKFPLRDGVVHALRGIDLDIATGEFFVLLGPSGCGKTTMLRSIAGLERPTAGEIRIDGHPIFDAENGFFVPPDQRPIAMVFQSYAIWPHMDVFENIAFPLRRGRLKMDKESVRDRVGEVLEMLGLDALAARPVITLSGGQQQRVALARALALQPRILLMDEPLSNLDFKLQVRLRAQMRDLMHRLNLTTIHVTHNQAEALETGDRIAVMSEGRIVQIGDPQAVYHRPENEFVARFIGDMNIFPAVYRGGNGDTARVETAFGQLDAQRTAREGFAAGASCMLGIRPEDIEIDGDIPAEAANLVTGTVASSSYVGEGYVHTVESCGQPVRVRRHHREAINRGDSIRLHFPPAETVVVAPSDGLDMEGLEGGLAGEEAARAN encoded by the coding sequence ATGGCGGTGCTGCAGACACGGCGTCTTGAGGCGAAGTTTCCATTGCGGGACGGCGTGGTGCACGCCCTGCGCGGCATCGACCTGGACATCGCCACGGGCGAGTTCTTCGTCCTGCTGGGCCCGTCGGGCTGCGGCAAGACCACCATGCTGCGTTCCATCGCCGGACTGGAACGGCCCACCGCGGGCGAGATCCGCATCGACGGGCATCCCATCTTCGACGCCGAAAACGGCTTTTTCGTCCCGCCCGATCAACGCCCCATCGCCATGGTGTTCCAGTCCTACGCCATCTGGCCGCACATGGACGTGTTCGAGAACATCGCCTTCCCGCTCCGGCGCGGCCGCCTGAAGATGGACAAGGAGTCGGTGCGGGACCGCGTCGGCGAGGTGCTCGAGATGCTCGGCCTCGACGCCCTGGCCGCACGGCCGGTGATCACGCTGAGCGGCGGCCAGCAGCAGCGGGTGGCGCTGGCGCGGGCGCTGGCGCTGCAGCCCCGCATCCTGTTGATGGACGAGCCGCTGAGTAACCTGGACTTCAAGCTCCAGGTCCGGCTGCGCGCCCAGATGCGCGACCTGATGCACCGGCTCAACCTGACGACGATCCACGTCACCCACAACCAGGCTGAAGCCCTGGAAACCGGCGACCGCATCGCGGTGATGTCGGAGGGCCGCATCGTCCAGATCGGCGATCCGCAGGCGGTCTACCACCGTCCGGAAAACGAGTTCGTCGCGCGCTTCATCGGCGACATGAACATTTTTCCGGCGGTCTACCGTGGCGGCAACGGGGACACGGCGCGCGTGGAGACGGCCTTCGGCCAGCTCGACGCGCAACGGACCGCCCGCGAGGGTTTTGCGGCCGGGGCGAGTTGCATGTTGGGCATCCGTCCGGAAGACATCGAGATCGACGGTGACATTCCGGCGGAGGCCGCCAATCTCGTCACCGGCACCGTGGCCTCGTCGAGCTATGTCGGCGAGGGTTACGTGCACACCGTCGAGTCCTGCGGCCAGCCGGTCAGGGTGAGGCGGCATCACCGCGAGGCCATCAACCGCGGGGATTCGATCCGGCTCCATTTCCCGCCGGCGGAGACCGTGGTGGTGGCGCCGTCCGACGGCCTGGACATGGAAGGCCTCGAAGGCGGGCTCGCCGGCGAGGAAGCGGCTCGTGCGAACTAG